The following proteins come from a genomic window of Lolium rigidum isolate FL_2022 chromosome 5, APGP_CSIRO_Lrig_0.1, whole genome shotgun sequence:
- the LOC124653802 gene encoding LOB domain-containing protein 12-like: protein MAGVQSGSSSATPCASCKLLRRRCARDCVFAPYFPPEDPHRFATVHRVFGASNVSKMLQELPVAQRADAVSSLVYEATARMRDPVYGCAGAISYLQQQVAQLQAQLAVAQVEILQRIHHPSPGAAFHLQELQQRPEQQQLMQMDDDDKVYSSLVMQNDLMSTLLLQEACLKKESLWT, encoded by the coding sequence ATGGCCGGAGTTCAGAGCGGGAGCAGCAGCGCCACCCCATGTGCCTCCTGCAAGCTTCTGCGGCGGCGGTGCGCTAGGGACTGCGTGTTCGCGCCCTACTTCCCACCGGAGGACCCGCATCGGTTTGCCACCGTGCATCGGGTCTTCGGTGCTAGCAACGTCAGCAAGATGCTACAGGAGCTCCCGGTTGCGCAGCGGGCTGACGCAGTGAGCAGCCTTGTGTATGAGGCCACGGCGAGGATGCGCGACCCTGTCTACGGCTGCGCTGGCGCCATCTCCTACCTCCAGCAGCAGGTCGCCCAGCTCCAGGCGCAGCTCGCTGTCGCACAGGTCGAGATCCTCCAGCGCATCCACCACCCATCTCCCGGCGCTGCATTCCATCTGCAAGAGCTTCAGCAGCGTCCGGAGCAGCAGCAGCTAATGCAGATGGACGATGATGACAAGGTGTACAGTAGCCTCGTCATGCAGAATGATCTGATGAGCACGCTGCTGCTGCAGGAGGCGTGCCTTAAGAAAGAGTCCCTATGGACATGA
- the LOC124656447 gene encoding protein DOUBLE-STRAND BREAK FORMATION-like has product MGLIPPTSSNGSGAARAAAHERDGGGAITDALSLFASRLSRRRFAHTNAPSLPSPASRTSHFSPSPRRPRRFGDDELRVLEAALSSGGDVAAMLATRSEARRMLRERSTEAFAAAAAEEVGARLSVADFFARAFALAGDVESCLATRYEALLLREAKYSDDPHLHVSHEEWLTFAQDSLDNGFYAIASKAFANALVHNHSSTLDSTNPILKKSKINDIRGLQNLAKSLSGQRSVQAQSAEYMKRKAPSISEKCNLHSEKPKLPGNMMFRLGIKTRNTQKLLCSRKRNLEDV; this is encoded by the exons ATGGGCCTGATTCCGCCCACCTCAT CGAATGGCAGCGGAGCCGCGAGGGCGGCCGCCCACgagcgggacggcggcggcgccatcacCGACGCCCTCTCTCTCTTCGCCTCCCGCCTCTCCCGCCGCAGGTTCGCGCACACAAACGCCCCATCCCTCCCCTCGCCAGCTTCTAGAACCTCCCATTTCAGTCCCTCCCCGCGTCGACCGCGCAGGTTTGGGGACGATGAGCTGCGGGTACTTGAGGCGGCGCTCTCCAGCGGCGGAGACGTGGCCGCCATGCTAGCAACGCGCTCGGAAGCACGGCGAATGCTACGGGAGCGCTCGACCGAGGCGTTCGCTGCGGCCGCTGCTGAGGAGGTCGGGGCGAGGCTCTCCGTCGCCGATTTCTTCGCGCGCGCCTTCGCCCTCGCGGGCGATGTCGAG AGCTGCCTTGCTACGAGATATGAAGCGCTGCTTCTGCGAGAGGCCAAGTACTCCGACGACCCACATCTGCATGTATCACATGAAGAATGGTTAACCTTTGCGCAGGACTCTCTTGATAATGGATTCTACGCCATTGCTTCCAAG GCTTTTGCAAATGCTCTTGTTCACAATCATTCCAGCACCTTGGACTCCACTAATCCAATTCTGAAGAAGAGCAAGATCAATGATATAAGAGGACTCCAAAACTTGGCCAAGTCATTATCTGGACAGCGTTCTG TTCAGGCACAATCTGCTGAATACATGAAAAGGAAAGCTCCAAGCATTAGTGAAAAGTGCAATTTACACTCAGAAAAACCGAAGTTACCAGGAAACATGATGTTTAGGTTAGGGATCAAAACAAGGAATACACAAAAACTACTCTGTAGCCGCAAGAGGAACTTAGAAGATGTCTAA